In Chitinophagaceae bacterium C216, the genomic stretch GTGGCATTACCCCCTGCCCTCCAATGATGTGTAACCTTTTTGACAAATTGCAATAAAACATCATCTTTTTATCAGCTAGGCAACCATTATCTGCAAAAGCCCGAATCGTGTTGATTTTCGATTTCGCCTTCAATGAGTTATTTTTGTCTGATGTGTTAACTGGATACTCATGAGTGAAGATTTTATAAAATCCCTGTTTAAGAGAAACGCTAAATGCTTTTCCGGCTTTCCCGATAAAGGTGCGGTAGAGCACTTTATTGATGAGCTATATACACTATTGTTTCTCCCCAATGATATCGATCATAAATGCGAAGCTCAGTTAAAAGAACAGTTTGAATCGTTGCAGGCAAGATTTGCCGACCTGCTGAAGGATGTGATACAAGACCCCGTACGTGTAAAACATGTTACGGAAGCCTATTTCGACGCTTTACCTTCGATTTATGAAATGCTGCTGAAGGATGCTGAAGCACTATTGCAATCGGATCCTGCGGCAAAATCGCTGGAAGAAGTAATGGCGGCCTATCCCGGCTTTTATGCTACTGCCGTACACAGATTGGCTCATGAACTGTACGAACACAAAGTACCCGTTATTCCGCGCCTCTTCAGCGAATACGCACACGGCAAAACCGGTATCGATATTCATCCGGGTGCTACCATCGGTCATTCCTTTAGCATAGACCATGGAACCGGTGTGGTAATCGGAGAAACCACCATTATCGGAAATAACGTTAAAATCTATCAGGGTGTTACACTGGGCGCGCTAAGCGTAAAAAAAGAACTTGCCACCCAGAAGCGACACCCAACCATCGAAGATAATGTAGTGATTTATTCAGGTGCTACGATTTTAGGCGGCAATACTATTATCGGCAAGGACAGCATTATTGGTGGTAACGTATGGCTGACCAGCAGCGTGCCTAGCAACTCAGTTGTATATCATAAAAGTGAAATCAGCGTAAAAGATATGCTTCCTCCCGATGATAACGTGCTGAATTTCGTGATTTAACCTATTCAATTTTTCAAACCATAAAAGAAATTGAAAGCTCTAAATATATTACAGACCATTGGCAATACCCCTCACGTAAAAATCTCTAAACTTTTCGACAGCGCATATGAGGTCTGGATGAAACTGGAGAGAGCAAATCCTGGAGGTAGTATTAAAGACCGCATCGCTTTGTCCATGATTGAAGATGCCGAGCGAAAAGGTTGGTTGAAGAACGATTCTGTAATTATCGAACCTACCAGTGGTAATACGGGTATTGGCCTAGCATTGGTGGCCGCCGTAAAAGGATACAAACTTATACTGGTAATGCCCGAAAGTATGAGCGTGGAGCGTAGAAAGCTCATGAGTGTATACGGTGCCGAGTTTGTATTGACCCCTCGCGAAAGAGGCATGACAGGAGCCATTGAAAAAGCTAGAGAATTGGCAAACACCATTCCTCAGGCTTGGATTCCCCAGCAGTTCAATAATGAAGCGAATACCGAAATACATCGCAAAGCAACCGCGCAGGAAATATTAAATGATTTTCCCGAAGGTTTTGATTATCTCATCACGGGTGTTGGTACCGGAGGCCATATCACAGGAGTAGCTGAAATATTGAAAAAGCAATTCCCCCATCTTAAAGTATTTGCAGTAGAACCGGAGCTGTCGCCCGTCATCAGCGGAGGGGCGCCTGGGGCGCATCCTCTTCAGGGACTCGGGGCAGGATTTATTCCGGCAATTCTTAATACTACAATATTAGACGGAGCGATCACTATAGGAAAAGATGAAGCCTTTGACTATGCCCGCCAACTAGCGAAGCGGGAAGGCATTCTGGCCGGAATTTCTACTGGAGCGGCATTGGCGGCTATAGCTAAAAAACTTCCCGAAATTCCCCCAGGTGCGCGGATTCTCACTTTTAACTACGATACCGGAGAAAGATATTTAAGTACGGATGGATTATTTTAGTATCGAATGGAGAACGGATGAGATAGCCATCCGTTTTTT encodes the following:
- the lpxD_1 gene encoding UDP-3-O-(3-hydroxymyristoyl)glucosamine N-acyltransferase; protein product: MSEDFIKSLFKRNAKCFSGFPDKGAVEHFIDELYTLLFLPNDIDHKCEAQLKEQFESLQARFADLLKDVIQDPVRVKHVTEAYFDALPSIYEMLLKDAEALLQSDPAAKSLEEVMAAYPGFYATAVHRLAHELYEHKVPVIPRLFSEYAHGKTGIDIHPGATIGHSFSIDHGTGVVIGETTIIGNNVKIYQGVTLGALSVKKELATQKRHPTIEDNVVIYSGATILGGNTIIGKDSIIGGNVWLTSSVPSNSVVYHKSEISVKDMLPPDDNVLNFVI
- the cysK gene encoding Cysteine synthase — protein: MKALNILQTIGNTPHVKISKLFDSAYEVWMKLERANPGGSIKDRIALSMIEDAERKGWLKNDSVIIEPTSGNTGIGLALVAAVKGYKLILVMPESMSVERRKLMSVYGAEFVLTPRERGMTGAIEKARELANTIPQAWIPQQFNNEANTEIHRKATAQEILNDFPEGFDYLITGVGTGGHITGVAEILKKQFPHLKVFAVEPELSPVISGGAPGAHPLQGLGAGFIPAILNTTILDGAITIGKDEAFDYARQLAKREGILAGISTGAALAAIAKKLPEIPPGARILTFNYDTGERYLSTDGLF